A genomic segment from Streptomyces sp. TLI_235 encodes:
- a CDS encoding RHS repeat-associated protein: MRQRNPRLLTASVVTALWLGVLPASAAMALPARGGPDLPALHQPKAVPVKKVATGHGAQRPDQAAVPPGHHTPRATWPKAGTTAAGPGAAGLRPPGSVPVTVTPAVKPATAKSAAATKVSVTVADRAATARAGIEGIVLSVDTTSSSDVKLDYSSFADAYGGDWAARLRLVRLPGCALTTPERAECRVQQPLASVNDPKAGTVSAKVDPAPAAAGAKNEQLTLPGNGTAPASGPVLLAATAAPSGDSGSYRATSLQPSGSWSAGSSTGAFTWSYPIGAPAVPGGLQPTVSLGYSSQAVDGRTSASNNQASWLGDGWGWEPGFIERRYKPCDDDQASGNNTAKVGDQCWYNDNATLSLGGKNTELVYDSAKGWHPANDSGERVEKLTGTVNGDDNGEYWRITATDGVQYYFGLNRPPGWKDATTPETKSAWTVPVYGNQPGEPCYNASFANSWCQQAWRWQLDYVVDPRGDAMAYYWNQETNNYDRNLTTATPYIRSGWLDHIDYGLRSDTVYSAKAMGQVKFDVTERCLTGCATFDQTNAANWPDAPYDLNCKDGDDCRTNISPTFWSRKRLTGITTRLLTGGGYQDVDNWAFEQSFPPSGDGISTPMWLKSVTRTGKVGGSLPLPPVTFAGQQLANRVDKTGDGLAPFIRLRLSQVTTETGGTIGVYYSAPDCTATTLPPADATNTTRCFPSRRYEGSTPKDDWFNTYVVTRVVEGDNLADTPDKVTEYSYLDGAAWTRSEAELTKDSDRTYSVARGYGRVQTRTGAGSDARTISEDRYFRGIDGTGVKDSAGQAVTDRPQFAGQLRETATYNGDGGPLVTATSYTPWRSSPTATRPRTGLPDLEAYLTGTGTEQTRTTTSTGERRTSLTRTFDQYGLVSTVSDLGDDARTGDEQCTTTTYARNTGTWLLDRASRTETVAAKCGDPVTRPADVIADTLTYYDGATATDATPSKGLATEARVINGKGDGYDSKGTVSYDAYGRAVSTTDVYGKTSTLTYVPATGEVATSSIATNPLGHRISTVLDPLRGQPLTVTDANNKVSTTAYDPLGRVVKAWTPSHTASAYPNAPSYRFDYQVRNDAPVVVSSSTLGFDSRYSTSYTISDGLLRTRQTQVPSPDRAGRLVHETFYDTRGLAWRDSGTFYADGSAEGVLVTGQETKYPASTDTLYDGTGRPTAVISKKFGDETKRTTTSYGGDSVTVVPPQGGTARTTVTDARGRAVQLRDYTDPGRTAFQSATFDYDKLGRLSRHTDAGGASWQYTYDIKGRQVRVDDPDKGVSENTYDNGDRLTDAKNARGITLHSDYDALGRRTAVKQGSTTLTAWSYDTVAKGKLSAATRYANGAAYTFAVGSYNSAYQPVRTSVTIPSAEGALAGTYAWITAYNANTGQVETVDQPKLGDLPAESLVYDVTPSAGLPSTLDISGSDPIASGTTYDHYGRVLREEYGDFGVHLWQSNSYDEHTGSLTETISDRDTAPQRIDDTRYGHDPAGNITSISKSSGQDAQQVTDTQCFTTDALRRITEAWTTTGACPTAPSTANVGGPDAYWTSYTYDALGNRRTEKQHQPTGDINRTYTTPAPATGKPHSLTSVDQTGPSGSRSETFTYDETGNTTSHKVGTFSAQNLSWDAEGHLASTTQGALTTSYLYDADGNRLIRHDSGGATLYLPNGNEVALTAGGTPTGTRYYGFLGKTVAVRSHGQLSYLLSDHQGTATTSVDAATQAVTRRKSTTFGAPRGTAPATWPGRQSFVGGTTDPDTGLTHLGAREYDPATGRFLSVDPLLDSSDPQQWNAYAYSRNNPVTMADPSGRMQYDQATGISAGTSRQLQAEVNKVGTHRFTGHPASATSSDSCDLECHMNQKFDELAQKDTSPIIQPKSALDTMNLVNSSQLLGYVPTVTERVEGSEPYLDMKAGRFIGRPLRAGDEVQIGSSEAITESFSTRLSATVGTKIETDKLKALGIAKMEVSGSVTAETQSSTQKQVTNNINDTFKVKAEDEGKTLILIPVLQDVVITQTVELGFGKIVNIQHQHNVIGYEKQAATRTPDGMIFSSAPRASQ, from the coding sequence GTGCGCCAAAGAAATCCCCGACTGCTGACGGCCTCCGTCGTCACCGCGCTGTGGCTGGGGGTGCTCCCTGCGTCGGCCGCGATGGCCCTCCCGGCCCGTGGCGGGCCCGACCTGCCCGCGCTCCACCAGCCGAAGGCCGTACCGGTCAAGAAGGTGGCCACCGGCCACGGGGCCCAGCGGCCCGACCAGGCGGCCGTGCCGCCGGGCCATCACACACCCCGGGCGACCTGGCCCAAGGCGGGCACCACCGCGGCAGGCCCCGGCGCTGCGGGACTGCGGCCGCCCGGCTCCGTTCCCGTCACCGTCACTCCGGCCGTGAAGCCCGCCACCGCCAAGTCGGCAGCCGCGACCAAGGTCTCGGTGACCGTCGCAGACCGGGCCGCGACCGCGAGAGCGGGCATCGAAGGCATCGTGCTGTCGGTCGACACCACTTCGTCCTCCGACGTCAAGCTCGACTACTCGTCGTTCGCCGACGCCTACGGCGGTGACTGGGCGGCGCGGCTGCGGCTGGTGCGCCTGCCCGGCTGCGCCCTGACCACTCCCGAGCGCGCAGAGTGCCGCGTGCAGCAGCCGCTGGCCTCGGTCAACGACCCCAAGGCGGGTACGGTCTCCGCCAAGGTCGACCCGGCACCCGCAGCGGCCGGCGCTAAGAACGAGCAGCTCACCCTGCCCGGCAACGGGACCGCCCCCGCCTCGGGACCGGTGCTGCTCGCGGCCACCGCCGCGCCCTCGGGCGACTCGGGCAGCTACCGGGCCACCTCGCTGCAGCCGTCGGGCTCCTGGTCCGCCGGATCCTCCACCGGGGCCTTCACCTGGTCGTACCCGATCGGTGCGCCCGCAGTGCCGGGCGGCCTCCAACCCACCGTCTCGCTCGGGTACTCCTCGCAGGCCGTGGACGGCCGGACCAGCGCCTCCAACAACCAGGCCAGCTGGCTCGGCGACGGCTGGGGCTGGGAGCCCGGCTTCATCGAGCGCCGCTACAAGCCCTGCGACGACGACCAGGCGAGCGGCAACAACACCGCCAAGGTCGGCGACCAGTGCTGGTACAACGACAACGCGACGCTCTCGCTGGGCGGCAAGAACACCGAGCTGGTGTACGACTCCGCCAAGGGCTGGCACCCGGCCAACGACTCCGGTGAGCGGGTCGAGAAGCTGACCGGCACCGTCAACGGCGACGACAACGGCGAGTACTGGCGGATCACCGCCACCGACGGCGTCCAGTACTACTTCGGCCTCAACCGTCCGCCCGGTTGGAAGGACGCCACCACCCCCGAGACCAAGTCCGCATGGACCGTGCCGGTTTACGGCAACCAGCCCGGCGAGCCCTGCTACAACGCTTCCTTCGCCAACAGCTGGTGCCAGCAGGCCTGGCGCTGGCAGCTCGACTACGTGGTCGACCCGCGCGGCGACGCGATGGCGTACTACTGGAACCAGGAGACCAACAACTACGACCGCAACCTCACCACCGCGACCCCGTACATACGCAGTGGCTGGCTGGACCACATCGACTACGGCCTGCGCTCCGACACCGTCTACAGCGCCAAGGCGATGGGACAGGTCAAGTTCGACGTCACCGAACGCTGCCTGACGGGCTGTGCCACCTTCGACCAGACGAATGCCGCCAACTGGCCGGACGCGCCGTACGACCTGAACTGCAAGGACGGCGACGACTGCCGCACCAACATCTCGCCGACCTTCTGGTCCCGCAAGCGCCTGACCGGGATCACCACCCGGCTGCTCACCGGCGGCGGCTACCAGGATGTCGACAACTGGGCCTTTGAGCAGAGCTTCCCGCCCTCCGGCGACGGCATCTCCACTCCCATGTGGCTGAAGTCGGTCACCCGCACCGGCAAGGTCGGCGGCTCCCTCCCGCTCCCCCCGGTCACCTTCGCGGGCCAGCAGCTGGCCAACCGCGTCGACAAGACGGGTGACGGCCTCGCTCCGTTCATCCGGCTGCGGCTGTCGCAGGTCACCACCGAAACCGGCGGCACCATCGGTGTCTACTACTCCGCGCCCGACTGCACCGCCACCACCCTCCCGCCCGCCGACGCCACCAACACCACCCGCTGCTTCCCCAGCCGGCGGTACGAGGGCAGCACGCCGAAGGACGACTGGTTCAACACCTATGTGGTGACCAGGGTCGTCGAGGGCGACAACCTCGCCGACACCCCCGACAAGGTCACCGAGTACAGCTACCTGGACGGCGCCGCCTGGACGAGGAGCGAGGCCGAGCTCACCAAGGACAGCGACCGTACATACTCCGTCGCTCGCGGTTACGGCCGTGTGCAGACCCGTACCGGCGCCGGCTCGGACGCCCGCACCATCAGCGAGGACCGCTACTTCCGCGGTATCGACGGCACCGGGGTGAAGGATTCGGCCGGTCAGGCCGTCACCGACCGCCCCCAGTTCGCCGGGCAGCTCCGCGAGACCGCCACCTACAACGGCGACGGCGGCCCGCTCGTCACCGCCACCTCCTACACCCCCTGGCGCTCCTCCCCCACCGCCACCCGCCCCCGCACCGGCCTGCCGGATCTGGAGGCGTACCTCACCGGCACGGGCACCGAGCAGACCCGCACCACCACCTCCACCGGTGAGCGCCGCACCTCACTCACCCGCACCTTCGACCAGTACGGCCTGGTCAGTACCGTCTCCGACCTCGGCGACGACGCCAGGACCGGCGACGAGCAGTGCACCACCACCACCTACGCCCGTAACACCGGCACCTGGCTGCTCGACCGGGCCTCCCGCACCGAAACCGTCGCGGCCAAGTGCGGCGACCCGGTGACCCGTCCGGCCGACGTCATCGCCGACACCCTGACCTACTACGACGGCGCGACCGCAACCGACGCCACCCCCTCCAAGGGCCTGGCCACCGAAGCCCGTGTCATCAATGGCAAGGGCGACGGCTACGACAGCAAGGGCACCGTCTCCTACGACGCCTACGGCCGTGCCGTCTCCACCACTGATGTCTACGGAAAGACGTCCACGCTGACCTACGTCCCGGCGACCGGCGAGGTGGCGACCAGCAGCATCGCCACCAACCCGCTCGGCCACCGGATCAGCACAGTCCTGGACCCACTGCGCGGCCAACCGCTCACGGTCACCGATGCCAACAACAAGGTGTCGACGACTGCCTACGACCCCCTGGGCCGAGTGGTGAAGGCGTGGACGCCCAGCCACACGGCCTCGGCGTACCCGAACGCCCCGAGCTACCGGTTCGACTACCAGGTGCGCAACGACGCGCCGGTCGTGGTGTCCAGCAGCACACTCGGCTTCGACTCGAGGTACTCCACGAGCTACACCATCTCCGACGGCCTGCTGCGCACCCGCCAGACCCAAGTACCCTCCCCCGACCGGGCCGGACGCCTCGTCCACGAGACCTTCTACGACACCCGAGGACTGGCCTGGCGCGACTCCGGCACCTTCTACGCGGACGGCTCCGCCGAAGGGGTGCTGGTCACGGGTCAGGAGACCAAGTACCCGGCCTCGACCGACACCCTCTACGACGGCACCGGTCGCCCGACCGCCGTCATCAGCAAGAAGTTCGGCGACGAGACCAAGCGCACCACCACGAGCTACGGCGGCGACAGTGTCACCGTCGTCCCCCCGCAGGGCGGCACCGCCCGAACCACCGTGACCGACGCACGCGGGCGGGCTGTGCAGCTGCGCGACTACACCGACCCCGGCCGCACCGCCTTCCAGAGCGCCACCTTCGACTACGACAAGCTGGGACGCCTCAGCCGGCACACCGACGCCGGCGGCGCCTCGTGGCAGTACACCTACGACATCAAGGGCCGTCAGGTACGCGTGGACGATCCCGACAAGGGCGTCTCCGAGAACACTTACGACAACGGCGACCGCCTCACCGACGCGAAGAACGCCCGCGGCATCACCTTGCACAGCGACTACGACGCACTCGGGCGTCGTACGGCGGTCAAGCAGGGCTCGACCACGCTCACCGCGTGGAGCTACGACACCGTAGCCAAGGGCAAGCTCTCTGCTGCCACCCGCTACGCCAACGGAGCGGCCTACACCTTCGCGGTGGGCTCGTACAACAGCGCCTACCAGCCGGTCCGCACCTCGGTGACGATTCCCTCGGCGGAGGGCGCTCTGGCCGGAACCTACGCCTGGATCACGGCCTACAACGCCAACACCGGCCAGGTGGAGACGGTCGACCAGCCGAAGCTCGGCGACCTTCCGGCCGAGAGCCTGGTGTACGACGTCACCCCGAGTGCGGGTCTGCCGTCCACCTTGGACATCTCGGGCAGCGACCCGATCGCCTCCGGCACCACGTACGACCACTACGGGCGGGTGCTGCGCGAGGAGTACGGCGACTTCGGCGTCCATCTCTGGCAGAGCAACAGCTACGACGAGCACACCGGGAGCCTCACCGAGACCATCTCCGACCGCGACACAGCACCCCAACGGATCGACGACACCCGCTACGGCCACGACCCGGCGGGCAACATCACCTCGATCAGCAAGTCCTCCGGACAGGACGCGCAGCAGGTGACCGACACCCAGTGCTTCACCACCGACGCCCTGCGCCGGATCACCGAGGCCTGGACCACCACCGGGGCCTGTCCGACCGCCCCGAGCACCGCCAACGTCGGGGGCCCGGACGCCTACTGGACGTCCTACACGTACGACGCCCTCGGCAACCGCAGGACCGAGAAGCAGCACCAGCCGACCGGGGACATCAACCGCACCTACACCACCCCCGCCCCGGCCACCGGCAAGCCACACAGCCTCACCTCCGTGGACCAGACCGGCCCATCCGGTAGCCGCAGCGAGACCTTCACCTACGACGAGACCGGCAACACCACCAGCCACAAGGTCGGCACCTTCTCCGCCCAGAACCTCAGCTGGGACGCGGAGGGCCACCTCGCCTCGACCACACAGGGAGCTTTGACCACCAGCTACCTCTACGACGCCGACGGCAACCGGCTCATCCGCCACGACTCCGGCGGCGCCACGCTCTACCTGCCGAACGGCAACGAAGTCGCCCTCACCGCAGGCGGCACCCCGACCGGGACCCGCTACTACGGCTTCCTCGGCAAGACCGTCGCCGTCCGCTCCCACGGGCAGCTCAGCTACCTGCTGAGCGACCACCAGGGCACGGCCACCACCTCGGTCGACGCCGCCACCCAGGCCGTCACCCGCCGCAAGAGCACCACTTTCGGCGCCCCGCGCGGCACCGCCCCCGCCACCTGGCCCGGCCGCCAGTCCTTCGTCGGCGGCACCACCGACCCCGACACCGGCCTCACCCACCTCGGCGCCCGCGAGTACGACCCGGCCACCGGCCGCTTCCTCAGCGTCGACCCCCTGCTGGACAGCTCCGACCCCCAACAGTGGAATGCCTACGCCTACAGCCGCAACAACCCGGTCACCATGGCCGACCCCAGCGGCAGGATGCAGTACGACCAGGCCACCGGGATCAGTGCCGGGACTTCGCGGCAGCTCCAGGCGGAGGTCAACAAGGTCGGCACGCATCGCTTCACTGGCCACCCGGCATCCGCCACGTCCTCGGACTCCTGCGACCTCGAGTGCCACATGAACCAGAAGTTCGACGAGCTGGCCCAGAAGGATACCAGCCCGATCATCCAGCCCAAATCGGCGCTGGACACCATGAATCTGGTGAACTCGTCCCAGCTCCTCGGATACGTCCCGACTGTCACGGAGCGGGTGGAGGGCAGCGAGCCATACCTCGACATGAAGGCCGGAAGGTTCATCGGCAGGCCCCTCCGGGCAGGCGATGAGGTCCAGATCGGCAGCTCGGAAGCCATCACCGAGAGTTTCTCAACCAGGCTCTCCGCGACCGTCGGCACCAAGATCGAGACCGACAAGCTCAAAGCACTGGGCATAGCCAAGATGGAAGTCAGCGGCAGTGTCACCGCGGAGACCCAATCCTCGACGCAGAAGCAGGTGACGAACAACATCAATGACACGTTCAAGGTCAAGGCGGAGGATGAAGGCAAGACCTTGATCCTCATCCCCGTCCTGCAGGACGTTGTGATCACGCAGACTGTCGAACTCGGCTTCGGCAAGATCGTCAATATCCAGCACCAGCACAACGTCATTGGCTACGAGAAGCAGGCGGCGACCAGGACACCCGACGGGATGATCTTCAGCTCCGCGCCGAGAGCGTCGCAGTAA
- a CDS encoding NlpC/P60 family protein, whose product MTTRVDLLPRRALPVLRLAALLAVLASLAVFFAGAQPAHAAPACGVLSSGAAPQANSAVNAACSLIGTPYSWGGGHGGQPGPSYGICDASNGAPNDCHVKGLDCSGMVRYAYYLAVGTDVINGVTTTQWTSSRAVARFYRGDGTGPLLPGDLVFYGNTPSTIHHVAIYLGQGYIAEAPYSGGHVQVAALSSHGDYYGAIRLYGPGGSTPPPGGGRYWVDTFANASVYGSPTSTASTGTLNQGTNYVFCKAWGREIRNGSSFNHWWLKTDPDVGPAGQWVSAYYLSKWGNDEAKDNNGTVIRDC is encoded by the coding sequence GTGACTACGCGCGTTGACCTGTTACCCCGGCGGGCCCTTCCCGTTCTACGCCTCGCCGCGCTCCTGGCCGTACTGGCCTCCCTCGCCGTCTTCTTCGCCGGCGCGCAGCCGGCCCATGCGGCGCCCGCCTGCGGAGTCCTCTCCTCGGGTGCCGCGCCGCAGGCCAACTCGGCGGTGAACGCGGCCTGCAGCCTGATCGGCACGCCGTACTCGTGGGGCGGTGGCCACGGCGGACAGCCGGGCCCGTCGTACGGGATCTGCGACGCGTCCAACGGCGCCCCCAACGACTGCCACGTGAAGGGCCTGGACTGCTCCGGCATGGTCCGCTACGCCTACTACCTGGCCGTTGGCACGGACGTCATCAACGGTGTCACCACCACGCAGTGGACCTCCTCGCGTGCGGTGGCCAGATTCTACCGGGGCGACGGGACGGGCCCGTTGCTCCCGGGCGACCTGGTGTTCTACGGGAACACGCCGTCCACCATCCATCATGTGGCGATCTACCTCGGCCAGGGCTACATCGCCGAGGCACCGTACTCCGGCGGCCACGTGCAGGTGGCCGCACTGTCCTCGCACGGCGACTACTACGGCGCCATCCGCCTCTACGGCCCCGGCGGTTCCACCCCTCCCCCCGGCGGCGGCCGGTACTGGGTGGACACCTTCGCGAACGCGTCGGTGTACGGCTCCCCGACCAGCACGGCAAGCACCGGCACGCTCAACCAGGGCACCAACTACGTGTTCTGCAAGGCATGGGGACGCGAGATCCGCAACGGCAGCAGCTTCAACCACTGGTGGCTGAAGACCGACCCGGACGTCGGCCCGGCCGGCCAATGGGTCTCGGCGTACTACCTCTCCAAGTGGGGCAACGACGAAGCCAAGGACAACAACGGCACCGTCATCCGGGACTGCTGA
- a CDS encoding 3-(3-hydroxy-phenyl)propionate hydroxylase, with protein sequence MNTPVAAPEHVPVVVIGAGPTGLTAATLLARQGVPVLVLERHRAPYPLPRAVHLDDEVHRILQAVGIHREFSAISRPARGMRLLDGSHRVLAEFRRDGSCGEHGFPQANMFDQPELEQLLRDNLRHHPLVTLRGATEVTAIVTPPHDVTGPVRLTVRDEDTGAVRTLLADALLGCDGANSPTRAAIGSRMRELAAPQQWLVVDISCRLPLPAWEGVHQVCDPGRAATYMRIGEDRYRWEFRLRPGESPNTLTDRARLLRLVAPWTTGIPEGELRVLRTAAYTFRAQIADHWSHGRTFLLGDAAHLTPPFIGQGMGAGLRDAHNLAWKLARVLGGRAPDRLLDSYQAERRPHAQQLIRTAVVVGTLMTGGGSRFAIARGAVLPAASRLPGVSTLALSGLSPALRPGPLVHRRRRPGHPRIGTLCPQPRAEGDGILLDDRLGTSFALITTGPPGPALTRLAQALDARITTPADLGDDGTIARWMGGAAAVLLRPDRVVLATGRRPGGADLAAGADVWAPLLEARTAG encoded by the coding sequence GTGAACACCCCCGTCGCCGCACCCGAGCACGTGCCCGTCGTGGTCATCGGCGCCGGGCCCACCGGCCTGACCGCCGCCACCCTGCTCGCCCGTCAGGGCGTACCCGTCCTCGTCCTGGAGCGTCATCGCGCCCCCTATCCGCTGCCGCGCGCCGTCCACCTCGACGACGAGGTCCACCGCATCCTCCAAGCCGTCGGAATCCACCGGGAGTTCAGCGCGATAAGCCGCCCCGCCCGCGGTATGCGCCTGCTCGACGGCAGCCACCGGGTACTGGCCGAGTTCCGGCGCGACGGCAGCTGCGGCGAGCACGGCTTCCCGCAGGCCAACATGTTCGACCAGCCCGAGCTGGAACAGCTGCTCCGGGACAATCTCCGGCACCACCCGTTGGTGACCCTGCGGGGCGCCACCGAGGTGACCGCCATCGTCACGCCACCGCACGACGTCACCGGCCCGGTCCGGCTGACCGTCCGCGACGAGGACACGGGCGCGGTCCGCACCCTGCTGGCCGACGCCCTGCTCGGCTGCGACGGCGCAAACAGCCCCACCCGCGCCGCGATCGGCTCCCGTATGCGGGAACTGGCCGCCCCCCAGCAGTGGTTGGTCGTCGACATCAGCTGCCGACTGCCACTGCCGGCCTGGGAGGGTGTCCACCAGGTCTGCGACCCCGGGCGTGCCGCCACCTACATGCGGATCGGCGAGGACCGCTACCGCTGGGAGTTCCGCCTGCGCCCGGGGGAGAGCCCCAACACCCTGACCGACCGGGCCCGCCTGCTCCGCCTCGTCGCCCCGTGGACCACCGGCATCCCCGAGGGCGAGTTGCGCGTCCTGCGGACCGCCGCCTACACCTTCCGGGCGCAGATCGCCGATCACTGGAGCCACGGTCGCACCTTCCTGCTCGGCGACGCCGCCCACCTCACCCCGCCGTTCATCGGCCAGGGCATGGGCGCCGGCCTGCGCGACGCCCACAACCTCGCCTGGAAGCTCGCCCGTGTCCTCGGCGGCCGCGCCCCGGACCGGCTCCTCGACAGCTACCAGGCCGAACGAAGGCCCCATGCCCAGCAGTTGATCCGCACAGCCGTCGTCGTCGGCACCCTGATGACCGGCGGCGGCTCCCGCTTCGCGATCGCCCGCGGGGCCGTGCTGCCGGCCGCATCCCGCCTTCCCGGTGTCTCCACCCTCGCCCTGTCCGGCCTCTCCCCGGCGCTGCGGCCGGGGCCGCTGGTCCACCGCCGCCGTCGCCCGGGCCACCCCCGCATCGGGACTCTCTGCCCCCAGCCCCGTGCCGAGGGGGACGGCATCCTCCTGGACGACCGCCTGGGCACCTCCTTCGCCCTGATCACCACCGGTCCGCCCGGGCCCGCCCTCACCCGGCTGGCCCAGGCCCTGGATGCCCGGATCACCACCCCGGCCGACCTCGGCGACGACGGCACCATCGCCCGCTGGATGGGCGGTGCAGCGGCCGTACTGCTGCGGCCCGACCGCGTGGTGCTGGCCACCGGCCGCAGGCCCGGCGGTGCGGATCTGGCGGCCGGCGCCGACGTGTGGGCGCCGCTGCTGGAGGCCCGGACGGCGGGCTGA